From Pusillibacter faecalis, one genomic window encodes:
- the arcA gene encoding arginine deiminase, producing the protein METGIHNTSEIGRLKKVLLHRPGAELENLMPEYLERLLFDDIPYLKEAQREHDAFADCLRNQGVEVVYLTDLVVGSLTSPEVRQDLIRQFLDEAGTLDERTRGLLADYFGGMSDKEMVSAMMAGVRKGQLRVTGGKLGDYLSAAGDDYPFAVDPLPNLYFTRDPFATIGTGVSIHKMHTATRNRETLFGKFIFEHHPEYRNAPRWYDRGETSSLEGGDILVLSPQVLAVGISQRTQEDSIDALAETVLSQSKTFRKILAFNIPKTRSFMHLDTVFTMVDRDKFTVHPNILGQLTVFVMELDENRRVKIRQEDGRLEDILKEHLNLDRVTLIPCGEGSEIDAAREQWSDGSNTLAIGAGEVVVYSRNYVTNRSLEEAGIRIHTIPSAELSRGRGGPRCMSMPLWREDP; encoded by the coding sequence TTGGAGACTGGAATCCATAATACCTCCGAGATCGGGCGGCTGAAAAAGGTGCTGCTGCACCGGCCCGGCGCGGAGCTGGAGAATTTGATGCCGGAGTATTTGGAACGGCTGTTGTTTGACGATATCCCCTATCTGAAGGAGGCCCAGCGGGAGCACGACGCCTTTGCGGACTGTCTGCGAAACCAGGGGGTGGAGGTGGTGTACCTCACGGACCTGGTGGTGGGCTCCCTCACCTCGCCGGAGGTGCGCCAGGACCTGATCCGCCAGTTCCTGGACGAGGCCGGGACCCTGGACGAGCGGACCCGCGGCCTGCTGGCGGACTATTTTGGCGGCATGTCGGACAAGGAAATGGTGTCCGCCATGATGGCCGGCGTGCGCAAAGGGCAGCTGCGCGTTACGGGCGGAAAGCTGGGGGACTATCTCTCCGCCGCCGGGGACGATTACCCCTTCGCGGTGGACCCTCTGCCCAACCTCTATTTTACCCGGGACCCCTTTGCCACCATCGGCACCGGCGTCTCTATCCACAAAATGCACACCGCCACCCGAAACCGGGAGACCCTCTTTGGCAAATTCATCTTTGAGCACCACCCGGAGTACCGCAACGCGCCCCGCTGGTACGACCGGGGCGAGACCAGCTCCCTGGAGGGCGGCGATATTCTGGTGCTCTCCCCCCAGGTGCTGGCGGTAGGCATCTCCCAGCGGACCCAGGAGGACTCTATTGACGCTCTGGCGGAGACGGTGCTCTCCCAGAGCAAGACCTTCCGGAAAATCCTGGCCTTTAACATCCCCAAGACCCGCTCCTTCATGCACCTGGACACGGTCTTTACCATGGTGGACCGGGACAAGTTCACCGTTCACCCCAACATCCTCGGACAGCTGACCGTGTTTGTCATGGAGCTGGACGAGAACCGCCGGGTGAAAATCCGCCAGGAGGACGGCCGGCTGGAGGACATCCTGAAGGAACACCTGAACCTGGACCGCGTCACCCTCATCCCCTGCGGAGAGGGCAGCGAGATCGACGCCGCCCGGGAGCAGTGGAGCGACGGCAGCAACACGCTGGCCATCGGCGCCGGCGAGGTGGTGGTCTACTCCCGGAACTATGTCACCAACCGCTCCCTGGAGGAGGCGGGCATCCGCATCCACACCATCCCCAGCGCGGAGCTGAGCCGGGGCCGGGGCGGCCCCCGGTGCATGAGCATGCCCCTGTGGAGGGAGGACCCCTGA
- a CDS encoding YfcC family protein, with amino-acid sequence MKDSKFRMPTAYTILFLLIILVAAATWVIPAGAYDYVDGVPVAGTYHAVDPNPQGVGDVLKAAFSGFYDAVDVCVFILMVGGFLGVVMKTGAVDAGVASIIQRLGGREKWLIPILMLLFGLGGTTYGMWEETMAFYPLLIPVFLAAGYDAVVGISVILLGAGAGVICSTVNPFATGIAAGFAGVSLGDGILLRIIQWIVFESAAIWFVMAYAAKVKKNPSKSVVGVGSGNIHVAMDETVPFTPKRKVIMAVFTLTFLLMVYAVIPFDEMGLPLPVLGWWFPELSALFLVSGVIIGLIDRQREDEIADTFVAGCADLLGVALIIGISRGITVLMNDGAITDTVLHWGEEALAGAGSISFVLLVFLIYLPLTILIPSSSGLATLSIPIMAPLGKFAGVGGDLVVTAFQSASGLVNIITPTAAVVMGALALGHVPYDRWVKYVWKLMLYFLVLTLVFLIVGVALG; translated from the coding sequence GTGAAAGACTCCAAATTCCGCATGCCCACCGCCTATACCATCCTCTTTCTGCTGATCATCCTGGTGGCCGCGGCCACCTGGGTGATCCCGGCAGGCGCCTATGACTACGTGGACGGCGTGCCTGTGGCGGGCACCTACCACGCGGTGGACCCGAACCCCCAGGGGGTGGGCGATGTGCTGAAGGCGGCCTTCTCCGGCTTTTACGACGCCGTGGATGTGTGCGTGTTCATTCTGATGGTGGGCGGGTTCCTGGGCGTTGTGATGAAAACCGGCGCGGTGGATGCGGGCGTCGCCAGCATCATCCAGCGCCTGGGCGGCCGGGAGAAGTGGCTCATCCCCATCCTGATGCTGCTCTTCGGCCTGGGCGGCACCACCTACGGCATGTGGGAGGAGACCATGGCCTTTTATCCGCTGCTGATTCCGGTGTTTCTTGCGGCGGGCTATGACGCGGTGGTGGGCATCTCCGTTATTTTGCTGGGCGCCGGGGCCGGCGTCATCTGCTCCACGGTGAACCCCTTTGCAACGGGCATCGCGGCGGGCTTTGCCGGGGTGTCCCTGGGGGATGGCATTTTGCTGCGGATCATTCAGTGGATTGTCTTTGAGTCCGCCGCCATCTGGTTTGTGATGGCCTACGCGGCCAAGGTGAAAAAGAATCCCTCCAAATCCGTGGTGGGCGTGGGCTCCGGAAACATTCACGTGGCAATGGATGAGACGGTGCCCTTTACCCCCAAGCGGAAGGTCATCATGGCGGTCTTTACCCTGACGTTCCTCCTGATGGTCTACGCCGTCATTCCCTTTGACGAGATGGGCCTGCCGCTGCCGGTTCTCGGCTGGTGGTTCCCGGAGCTCAGCGCCCTGTTTTTGGTGAGCGGCGTCATCATCGGTCTGATCGACCGCCAGAGAGAAGATGAGATCGCGGACACCTTTGTGGCCGGCTGCGCGGATCTTCTGGGCGTCGCGCTGATCATCGGCATCAGCCGGGGCATCACGGTGCTGATGAACGACGGCGCCATCACCGACACCGTGCTCCACTGGGGTGAGGAAGCCCTGGCAGGCGCCGGGTCCATCAGCTTTGTGCTGCTGGTATTCCTCATCTACCTGCCGCTGACCATTCTGATCCCGTCCTCCTCCGGACTTGCCACGCTCTCCATTCCCATCATGGCGCCCCTGGGCAAGTTCGCCGGGGTGGGCGGAGACCTGGTGGTGACTGCCTTCCAGTCTGCCAGCGGCCTTGTCAACATCATCACCCCCACCGCTGCGGTGGTGATGGGCGCCCTGGCCCTGGGGCACGTTCCCTACGATCGGTGGGTCAAATATGTCTGGAAGCTGATGTTATATTTTCTGGTGCTGACACTGGTGTTTTTGATTGTCGGTGTGGCGCTTGGATGA
- a CDS encoding helix-turn-helix domain-containing protein → MRKEEQKEAFREEYRLLGLKIAYYRKKRGYTQEQLADRAECSWSFLSQLEANNGDRIHAPSLYTLFCIARALEISVSKLFEE, encoded by the coding sequence ATGCGGAAAGAGGAACAAAAAGAAGCTTTTCGGGAAGAGTATCGCCTCCTTGGCCTGAAAATCGCTTACTACCGAAAAAAACGAGGCTACACCCAAGAACAGCTTGCGGACCGGGCGGAGTGCAGTTGGAGCTTCCTAAGCCAGCTGGAGGCCAATAACGGCGACCGCATCCACGCACCCTCCCTATACACGCTTTTTTGTATTGCAAGAGCCCTGGAAATTTCCGTCTCTAAATTGTTTGAGGAATAA
- a CDS encoding helix-turn-helix domain-containing protein: protein MDSSDKVGTTQPADWLPLQGIEFNKNTVQCIESGNRFVTDLELKAIAQVLGVTADELLSE, encoded by the coding sequence GTGGATTCCTCCGACAAAGTCGGAACCACTCAGCCAGCGGACTGGCTGCCGCTGCAAGGCATTGAGTTCAATAAGAACACGGTGCAGTGCATTGAGAGTGGAAACCGCTTTGTGACGGATTTGGAACTCAAGGCAATCGCACAGGTGCTTGGCGTTACGGCTGACGAGCTTTTATCAGAGTAA
- the spoVAC gene encoding stage V sporulation protein AC, whose translation MDLTPKEYQQYVEQKAKKSPIVKDTALAFVIGGFICVLGQAIQTAWGAAGLGKEDAGTATSCTLVFLSALLTGLNLYNKLARFGGAGTLVPITGFANAVVSPAIDFKSEGFVTGMAAKMFTVAGPVIVFGTLASVIYGILLKLFG comes from the coding sequence GTGGATCTCACACCCAAGGAATACCAACAGTATGTGGAGCAAAAGGCAAAAAAGTCCCCCATCGTCAAAGATACGGCGCTGGCCTTTGTGATCGGCGGGTTCATCTGCGTGCTGGGTCAGGCCATCCAGACGGCCTGGGGCGCCGCGGGCCTTGGCAAGGAGGACGCCGGTACCGCCACCTCCTGCACGCTGGTATTTCTCTCCGCCCTGCTGACGGGCCTGAATCTCTACAACAAGCTGGCGCGCTTCGGCGGCGCGGGAACTCTGGTGCCGATCACCGGTTTTGCAAATGCCGTGGTCTCCCCTGCCATCGACTTTAAAAGCGAGGGATTTGTCACCGGCATGGCGGCAAAAATGTTTACCGTGGCCGGACCGGTGATCGTGTTCGGCACACTGGCGTCCGTTATTTATGGAATTCTTCTGAAGCTGTTTGGATAA
- a CDS encoding GntR family transcriptional regulator, which produces MAQETIKKAPSLSEYAYEEIKHAIERGVYPPGAKLITQEIADRLGISRTPVVAAVNRLTAEGYADAVPQHGIFVKKLSVKMIRDTLELRLMIELFSVDAVIRNMVFDSDAVQELRSAVEGYQDIGPRDYDKAMKTEANFHSIIIRLAQNAEILRVYQSSRCIETTYQMYRMANMELATVQNAYQEHVRIVELLEAGNQAGVKALLEKHIQLPLNMLNWLVNTGRTTGTISP; this is translated from the coding sequence ATGGCTCAAGAAACCATTAAAAAAGCGCCGTCTCTGTCGGAATATGCCTATGAAGAGATCAAGCACGCCATTGAACGAGGCGTCTATCCACCAGGCGCGAAACTGATCACGCAGGAGATTGCCGACCGGCTTGGCATCAGCCGCACGCCTGTTGTGGCGGCAGTCAACCGCCTGACCGCGGAGGGATATGCGGACGCAGTTCCCCAGCACGGAATTTTCGTGAAGAAATTATCGGTGAAAATGATTCGTGATACTCTGGAACTGCGGCTGATGATCGAGCTGTTTTCTGTGGATGCGGTCATCCGGAACATGGTGTTTGACTCCGATGCAGTCCAGGAGCTGCGCAGCGCCGTGGAGGGCTATCAGGACATCGGCCCCCGAGATTACGACAAGGCCATGAAAACCGAGGCCAATTTTCACTCGATTATTATTCGCCTGGCGCAAAACGCGGAAATTCTGCGGGTGTATCAGAGCAGCCGCTGCATTGAGACCACCTATCAGATGTACCGGATGGCCAATATGGAGCTGGCCACCGTCCAAAACGCCTATCAAGAGCATGTGCGCATTGTCGAACTGCTGGAAGCGGGAAACCAGGCGGGCGTCAAGGCCCTGCTGGAAAAGCACATCCAGCTGCCGCTGAATATGCTGAACTGGCTGGTTAACACCGGCCGGACGACGGGAACCATTTCGCCCTAA
- the hemW gene encoding radical SAM family heme chaperone HemW has protein sequence MKPALRPLGLYIHIPFCRQKCSYCDFYSLAGREDRMDDYTAALRAHLAEAAPFVSGYTVDTVYFGGGTPSCLGEKRLARLLKLIEKKYRLAREPEVTLEANPDSAGDWKALRALRKAGFNRLSLGMQAADDGLLREIGRIHTMGQVRAAVEAARKAGFQNLSLDLIYGLPGQALSQWRESLSAAVDLEPEHLSCYGLKVEEGTPLFARRESADLPDDDAQAEMYLYAVEFLAQYGYRQYEISNFAKPGRESRHNLKYWTLGEYAGFGPGAHSDFGGARYAYERNLEGYIRGVRDHTPMLSESERIPPLERDTEWLMLRARTVQGLDPKEFETRFRRRFTCFLPFLEECRRSGYAVEEAGCWRLTPKGFLVSNQIIGGLLDALAQEKRQRADAAARGDFRVRLD, from the coding sequence ATGAAACCTGCTCTCAGGCCCCTGGGCCTGTATATTCATATTCCATTCTGCCGGCAAAAGTGCTCTTACTGTGATTTCTACTCTCTGGCGGGCCGGGAGGACCGCATGGACGACTATACCGCGGCCCTCCGCGCCCATTTGGCGGAGGCGGCACCCTTTGTCTCCGGCTACACGGTGGACACCGTCTACTTTGGCGGCGGCACCCCCAGCTGCCTGGGGGAGAAGCGGCTGGCCCGGCTCCTGAAGCTCATTGAGAAGAAATACCGTCTTGCCAGGGAGCCGGAGGTCACTCTGGAGGCGAACCCCGACTCCGCCGGGGACTGGAAGGCTCTCAGGGCGCTGCGCAAGGCGGGCTTCAACCGTCTCTCCCTGGGGATGCAGGCCGCCGATGACGGGCTGCTGCGGGAGATCGGCCGGATTCACACCATGGGCCAGGTCCGCGCCGCCGTGGAGGCGGCCCGAAAAGCCGGGTTTCAAAATCTCTCTCTGGATCTGATATACGGCCTGCCCGGCCAGGCCCTTTCTCAGTGGCGGGAGTCTCTCTCCGCCGCCGTGGACCTGGAGCCGGAACATCTGAGCTGCTATGGATTGAAGGTGGAGGAGGGGACCCCTCTCTTTGCCCGGCGGGAGAGCGCAGACCTGCCGGACGATGACGCCCAGGCAGAGATGTACCTCTACGCTGTGGAATTCCTGGCTCAGTATGGCTACCGCCAGTATGAAATCTCCAATTTCGCAAAGCCCGGACGGGAGTCCCGCCACAACCTCAAGTACTGGACGCTGGGGGAGTACGCGGGCTTCGGCCCCGGGGCGCACTCCGACTTCGGCGGCGCCCGCTACGCCTACGAGCGGAATCTGGAGGGCTACATCCGGGGCGTCCGGGACCACACGCCCATGCTCTCGGAGAGCGAGCGGATTCCGCCCCTGGAGCGGGACACCGAGTGGCTAATGCTGCGCGCCAGGACGGTCCAGGGCCTGGACCCCAAGGAGTTCGAGACCCGCTTCCGCCGGCGCTTTACCTGCTTTTTACCCTTTTTGGAGGAGTGCCGCCGCTCCGGCTACGCGGTGGAGGAGGCGGGGTGCTGGCGCTTGACGCCCAAAGGCTTTCTCGTATCCAACCAAATCATCGGCGGGCTGCTGGATGCCCTGGCCCAGGAAAAGCGCCAGCGGGCGGACGCCGCCGCCCGGGGAGATTTTCGGGTCCGCCTGGACTGA
- the argF gene encoding ornithine carbamoyltransferase — protein MAVNLKGRSFLTLADFTPAEIRYLLDLARDLKAKRRSGVCEPTMQGKHIVLLFEKTSTRTRCSFEVAATQEGAHVTYLDAGSSQMGKKESLEDSAKVLGRFFDGIEYRGFDQKVVEDLAKYAGVPVWNGLTDADHPTQILADMLTIEEHVHKPLNKVKVVFPGDVRNNMCYAWMIGAAKMGMHFVGIGPEELAKQMDPEIVKSTFATARETGGLIEITDNMNDIKDADVIYGDIWASMGEEELIPKRSELLSPYRVTEETLKATGNPEVLYMHCLPSFHDFETKLAKEWHDKGVDIREVTDEVFRGRHSVVFDEAENRMHTIKAVMVATIGK, from the coding sequence ATGGCAGTCAATTTGAAAGGCCGGAGCTTTCTGACTCTGGCGGACTTTACCCCCGCGGAAATCCGTTACCTGCTGGACCTGGCCCGGGATCTGAAGGCCAAGCGCCGCAGCGGCGTGTGCGAGCCCACCATGCAGGGCAAGCACATCGTGCTGCTCTTTGAAAAGACCTCCACCCGCACCCGGTGCTCCTTTGAGGTGGCGGCCACTCAGGAGGGCGCCCACGTGACCTATCTGGACGCGGGCAGTTCCCAGATGGGGAAGAAGGAGTCCTTGGAGGACTCTGCCAAGGTGCTGGGCCGGTTCTTTGACGGCATCGAGTACCGTGGCTTTGACCAGAAGGTGGTAGAGGACTTGGCAAAGTACGCCGGCGTACCCGTGTGGAACGGTCTGACCGACGCGGACCACCCCACCCAGATTCTGGCGGACATGCTGACCATTGAGGAGCACGTCCACAAGCCCCTGAACAAGGTGAAGGTGGTTTTCCCCGGCGACGTGCGAAACAACATGTGCTATGCCTGGATGATCGGTGCGGCCAAGATGGGCATGCACTTTGTGGGCATCGGCCCGGAGGAGCTGGCTAAGCAGATGGACCCGGAGATCGTGAAGTCCACCTTTGCCACCGCCCGGGAGACCGGCGGCCTCATCGAGATCACCGACAACATGAACGACATCAAGGACGCGGACGTGATCTACGGCGACATCTGGGCCTCCATGGGCGAGGAAGAGCTGATCCCCAAGCGCTCAGAGCTTCTCTCCCCCTACCGGGTGACGGAGGAAACCCTGAAGGCCACTGGCAATCCAGAGGTCCTCTATATGCACTGCCTGCCCTCCTTCCACGACTTTGAGACCAAGCTTGCCAAGGAGTGGCACGACAAGGGCGTGGATATCCGGGAGGTCACGGACGAGGTGTTCCGCGGACGCCACAGCGTCGTCTTTGACGAGGCGGAAAACCGGATGCACACCATCAAGGCCGTGATGGTTGCCACCATCGGCAAGTGA